The Dissulfurirhabdus thermomarina region AGCGCCAGCGGCGTCCCGAGACCGTCCAGGTGGTAGAAATACGCCCGGCCCCCCTGCTCCAGGGCCAGGGGCTCAAAGCTCCCCGGAACGTGAGAATACCACATTTCCAGAGTCAACCTTCCAAAGATTTCTTCATGCTCTTAAACCGCCACTTCATATATCTTGCATAAATACCATCAGAAAATTTTATTTCATTTCCAGGTATGATAGCGGCAAAATAGGGCATGTATTCATTAAATATAGTGAACCTATATACAGAATAAATTGCAGCAAAATGCCTATCAAACAAAAAAACGACATTTTCAATTGGAGCTTCAATTGCTCCACTATTGAAGCATCTATAAAATTTAATAACTCTTGAACTCAAATCATATTCAACTTTATAACAAAGATTGCGGCACAAAAGCCTTGCAGCTAATGCAATTGCATAGTTATATGTGCTGAAGACAATGAAAACCTTCAGGAAACGATCCGAACAACTAACTGTAGGAACAATAGCAAAAAAGACCAAAATTGAGGCAGTCCAAAAGGGATGGTTCAAAACCCAATTGGCCAATACAGACTTTTCTCCAAAAACAAAAACATTCGGGTTGTTTTCAGACTGAAATCTTTTCAGTTTTTTAATCGGAACAACCATGAGGGCCCCAAGCTGCTTTCCCGGCTGCGAAAACTGTTTCTGCCATGATACTTCCACTTGCCCCCATAATCCCCATGCCGATCTCGGAACCTTCTGTTGCCAATGCAGCCAACCCTACCCCAGGCGCCACTATGCTACCTGTTATCGCACCCGTAATCGCCCCTTGCAAAATGGATCTGATGGAAAATTCTCCTGTAAGGGCGTTGACCACAAGAGCGCCTGTGGCCCCTCCTATGCTCCCCCCTACGATAGAACCAGCCATTGCTCCAACCGCGTGGCTAGCTGGAATGCCCAAAATATCAGGCAAAGCAGCACCAACAGCTGCACCTGCAACACCTCCAGCCAAACCTCCCCAAAAAGCCTCCTGCAAAGAGCTGCCTGAAATCAATGCCGCATTGAATCCACCGACGGCCCCAGCAGCAGCTCCCAAAACTAATCCGACAGCCCACAACCCCTCCGGATCCACCCAATT contains the following coding sequences:
- a CDS encoding RHS repeat-associated core domain-containing protein; the protein is WHRYYDPATGRYLTPDPVGLAGGINRYAYVNGNPVNWVDPEGLWAVGLVLGAAAGAVGGFNAALISGSSLQEAFWGGLAGGVAGAAVGAALPDILGIPASHAVGAMAGSIVGGSIGGATGALVVNALTGEFSIRSILQGAITGAITGSIVAPGVGLAALATEGSEIGMGIMGASGSIMAETVFAAGKAAWGPHGCSD